In one Desulfobaculum bizertense DSM 18034 genomic region, the following are encoded:
- a CDS encoding glycosyltransferase, giving the protein MNVCFLSSRPFGLLGTPGTYLFVKYAQEFFTTLVLAPENTQGVFDEQIPMLNVESISPLDLLGRMHELEDFSPDIFYIFNSHEWSDTAFFLRKAFPNAKIVLDIKTPLLLSGKALKNVQERGQFAEHTLDAIVTLSEESVESWIPGHTVPSVPYPLGVDCTLFPAASSIQARKNFQRFVYIGALNPRRRLPRLLSLFSEAAKHAKHPLYLDLYGKSLAGIAELEEQIPTLHPNAKVTIKGQLPQKELLKRLPEYDAGIAWVPSEVFSNSPSLKSLEFMGAGLPLLASNTEAHRALKNSGFSLSLFEQEGHGLTKALQELPQLSQQEQLRTNRTQLESFDYTALLRSSFVPLFKKLVQKKTTAPAPRPHKLTLTIMSDSLAAGKGGAERVSSELANEMARRGHRVYVCYKNTGHPAYPLTEGVIPLPYTSSKKLREALIALSPDLFFAFYFNRELLRYRKLVFGTGIPFGMQECTNPQRLVQTNWIEKKAPKTRFEIRAVEREAVAASAQAIRLVMPEYADSFPDYIQDSLAAFPNPSFVHETRAHQEPQGRYSIINIGGMKKNKNFITLLKAFHQIADEFPLWDIRVFGNTLEGPQPHKLEIKDYIEEHSLQERIHICGRTDDVFAEFLKSQIHVTASLSEGCPTCILEAMAVGVPSIGFAECPGTNQLIRHEHNGLLASGEDRVAALSQQLKALMSSTERRDQYGKAAHKDALGYSPDRTYDRWEKLFFTAASYKDRLHEHMQLQMRTDANRTLSSHRIIHSLLSTIDLD; this is encoded by the coding sequence ATGAACGTCTGTTTTCTTTCCTCCCGACCTTTTGGCCTTCTTGGCACTCCGGGGACCTACCTCTTTGTCAAATACGCACAGGAGTTCTTTACAACTCTCGTTCTGGCTCCAGAGAACACCCAAGGCGTTTTTGATGAACAAATCCCAATGCTCAACGTTGAAAGCATCTCCCCTCTTGATCTTTTGGGGCGCATGCACGAGCTGGAGGACTTTTCTCCAGACATTTTTTATATTTTCAATAGCCATGAATGGAGTGATACAGCGTTTTTTTTGCGCAAGGCCTTTCCTAACGCAAAAATCGTACTGGACATCAAAACGCCCCTTCTGCTTTCCGGAAAGGCACTCAAGAATGTTCAGGAACGAGGCCAGTTCGCCGAACACACCCTTGATGCCATTGTGACGCTTTCTGAGGAAAGTGTTGAAAGCTGGATTCCGGGGCATACCGTCCCAAGCGTTCCCTATCCACTTGGCGTTGACTGCACACTTTTTCCAGCAGCGTCTTCCATACAGGCCCGAAAAAATTTCCAGCGCTTTGTCTACATTGGTGCCTTGAATCCACGGCGTCGCCTTCCCCGACTGCTCTCGCTTTTTTCGGAAGCAGCAAAACATGCCAAACACCCCCTGTATCTTGATCTCTATGGCAAAAGTCTGGCTGGCATCGCAGAGCTTGAGGAGCAAATTCCAACCCTGCACCCCAACGCCAAAGTAACAATCAAGGGACAGCTTCCACAAAAAGAACTGTTGAAACGTCTCCCTGAATATGACGCAGGCATTGCCTGGGTTCCATCAGAAGTCTTCTCCAACTCTCCCTCGCTCAAATCTCTGGAATTCATGGGTGCAGGCCTTCCATTGCTGGCCTCAAACACAGAAGCACACAGGGCACTCAAAAACAGTGGTTTTTCCCTTTCACTTTTTGAACAGGAAGGACATGGCCTCACAAAAGCCTTGCAGGAACTGCCTCAACTTTCTCAGCAGGAGCAACTTCGTACAAACAGAACGCAGCTTGAATCATTTGATTACACAGCACTTTTGCGTAGCTCCTTTGTCCCTCTGTTCAAGAAACTGGTGCAGAAAAAAACCACAGCTCCGGCCCCTCGCCCTCACAAGCTCACTCTGACCATCATGTCTGACTCGCTTGCTGCAGGAAAAGGCGGTGCAGAACGTGTTTCCTCTGAGCTTGCCAACGAAATGGCACGCCGAGGGCACCGGGTTTACGTCTGCTACAAAAACACAGGGCATCCAGCCTACCCGCTGACAGAGGGGGTCATCCCCCTGCCGTATACAAGCTCGAAAAAGCTTCGGGAGGCACTCATAGCCCTTTCTCCAGATCTTTTCTTTGCCTTTTATTTCAACCGGGAGCTTCTTCGATACCGAAAACTTGTTTTCGGTACAGGAATTCCCTTTGGGATGCAGGAATGCACCAACCCACAACGGCTGGTGCAAACAAACTGGATTGAAAAAAAGGCCCCCAAAACACGCTTTGAGATTCGTGCTGTAGAGCGTGAGGCCGTCGCAGCCTCAGCACAGGCCATTCGTCTTGTGATGCCCGAATATGCAGACAGCTTCCCTGACTACATTCAGGACAGTCTCGCCGCATTCCCAAATCCGTCTTTCGTCCACGAGACCAGAGCACATCAGGAACCACAGGGCCGCTACTCCATCATCAATATTGGGGGGATGAAAAAAAATAAAAACTTCATCACCCTGCTCAAAGCGTTCCACCAAATCGCAGATGAATTCCCCCTCTGGGACATCCGCGTTTTTGGCAACACGCTCGAAGGTCCCCAGCCCCACAAGCTGGAGATCAAAGACTACATTGAGGAACACTCGCTCCAGGAACGCATTCATATCTGTGGTCGAACAGATGATGTTTTCGCTGAATTCCTCAAAAGTCAGATTCATGTCACAGCCTCTTTGAGTGAAGGCTGCCCCACCTGCATTCTCGAAGCTATGGCTGTAGGGGTTCCCAGCATTGGATTTGCAGAATGCCCCGGCACCAATCAGCTCATACGCCATGAGCACAATGGTCTGCTCGCCTCTGGGGAAGATCGTGTCGCAGCACTTTCCCAGCAGCTCAAGGCCCTCATGTCTTCAACCGAACGCCGCGATCAATACGGAAAAGCAGCCCACAAGGATGCCCTCGGCTACAGTCCAGACCGGACGTATGACCGATGGGAAAAGCTCTTTTTCACAGCAGCATCGTACAAAGACAGACTTCATGAGCACATGCAGCTTCAAATGCGCACAGATGCAAACCGGACGCTCAGTTCTCATCGCATTATTCACTCTCTACTGAGCACCATAGATCTCGACTAG
- a CDS encoding ABC transporter ATP-binding protein — MKEPLLELHDISLSFRRKKTLRELLSFSPRKTPFHALRNISLSLNEGEVLGIIGRNGSGKSTLSRLCAGVYHPDSGTRIVRGKAQLLSLGAGFQNQLTGRENVFINGSFLGLSYPEIEKRFPAIAEFADIGEFINEPVKTYSSGMRSRLAFAIATAIRPDILILDEVMATGDKPFQQKALDRMQNLRELAKAALVVSHSPGTLRKICTRIIWMHQGQCIDSGLPETILDKYNSFWAQKG; from the coding sequence ATGAAAGAACCATTACTTGAACTTCACGACATTTCTTTGTCATTTCGACGCAAAAAAACGCTGCGGGAACTTCTTTCGTTCAGTCCTCGCAAAACACCGTTTCACGCGCTTCGAAATATTTCTCTCTCGCTCAACGAGGGAGAGGTTTTAGGAATTATTGGCCGGAATGGCTCTGGGAAAAGTACCCTGTCCCGGCTTTGCGCTGGTGTGTACCACCCTGATTCAGGAACCCGTATCGTTCGGGGAAAAGCTCAGCTTCTCTCTCTTGGCGCAGGTTTTCAGAACCAACTCACAGGCCGGGAGAATGTTTTTATCAACGGAAGTTTCCTCGGCCTGAGCTACCCGGAAATTGAAAAAAGATTTCCAGCTATCGCCGAATTCGCCGACATCGGCGAATTTATCAATGAACCCGTCAAGACCTATTCAAGCGGCATGCGAAGCCGCCTTGCTTTTGCCATTGCAACAGCAATCCGCCCCGACATCCTGATTCTTGATGAAGTCATGGCCACCGGAGACAAACCCTTTCAGCAAAAAGCACTCGACCGAATGCAAAACCTGCGAGAACTCGCCAAAGCAGCTCTCGTTGTCTCTCACAGCCCCGGAACACTCAGGAAAATATGTACTCGCATTATTTGGATGCACCAAGGCCAGTGTATCGATTCAGGCCTGCCTGAAACCATTTTAGACAAATACAATTCATTCTGGGCACAAAAAGGATAA
- a CDS encoding SDR family NAD(P)-dependent oxidoreductase, producing the protein MQSLNLRNKRVLVTGACGTIGKELIRQLLEDYGVGELIGIDNNESELFFVDQIYGSYENAHFYLGDIRDISKLTKLTKGIDIVFHTAALKHVILCEKSPYESVQTNILGIKNVIDAALECNVEKVIFTSSDKAVNPTNVMGTSKLMGERLITAANSLARDKRTILASTRFGNVLGSRGSVIPIFREQIKSGKNLSLTHPEMTRFIMSIDEATKLVIDSCELAQGGGVFVTKMPVIRIKDLAEVMIQELAPVYGHNPEDIGITVIGSKPGEKLYEELMSEEEMARTVELEKYFAVTPAFRCVYRHINYEYPGTLSKTVTRPYNSANETPLTQVELKDFLYKNNLLFETAS; encoded by the coding sequence GTGCAAAGTTTGAATTTACGGAACAAGCGTGTCTTGGTGACTGGGGCATGCGGAACCATCGGAAAGGAACTGATCCGACAGCTTCTCGAAGACTACGGAGTTGGAGAGCTTATCGGCATAGACAACAACGAAAGTGAACTGTTTTTCGTCGATCAAATTTACGGCAGTTACGAAAATGCACACTTCTACCTTGGCGACATCCGCGACATCAGCAAGCTGACCAAGCTCACCAAGGGAATCGACATAGTTTTCCATACAGCGGCACTCAAGCACGTTATCCTCTGTGAAAAATCACCGTATGAAAGCGTTCAGACCAATATCCTTGGCATCAAAAATGTCATTGATGCAGCTTTGGAATGCAATGTTGAAAAAGTCATTTTCACCAGTTCAGACAAGGCTGTGAATCCCACTAATGTAATGGGGACATCCAAGCTCATGGGCGAGCGACTTATTACTGCCGCAAACAGCCTTGCCCGTGACAAACGGACCATCCTTGCCTCTACACGATTTGGCAATGTCCTTGGTTCTCGAGGTTCGGTCATCCCAATTTTCCGCGAGCAAATCAAATCCGGAAAGAATCTGTCTTTGACTCATCCCGAAATGACCCGCTTTATTATGAGCATTGATGAAGCTACCAAGCTGGTCATTGATTCCTGTGAACTGGCACAGGGCGGCGGAGTCTTTGTCACAAAAATGCCCGTCATCCGCATCAAGGATCTCGCCGAAGTCATGATTCAGGAGCTTGCTCCGGTGTATGGGCACAATCCTGAGGACATAGGCATCACCGTGATTGGAAGCAAACCCGGTGAAAAGCTCTATGAAGAGCTCATGAGCGAAGAAGAAATGGCCAGAACTGTTGAACTGGAAAAATACTTTGCCGTAACTCCCGCCTTCCGTTGTGTCTATCGCCACATCAACTATGAGTATCCTGGGACACTCTCCAAGACCGTAACCCGTCCATACAACTCAGCAAACGAAACACCGCTGACGCAGGTGGAACTCAAAGACTTCCTGTACAAAAACAATCTGCTTTTCGAAACAGCATCCTAG
- a CDS encoding MBOAT family O-acyltransferase, which produces MLFNSLEYLFFFLPLVLALFYILRNTVSYRAAKLWLVFASFAFYSYWKPEHLPLILASICINFSFAKGLCSAKLRPAARKLLFLTGCAFNLLLLCYFKYLGFILENIPLTTDLSSFSKIILPLGISFFTFQQIAYLADCYASPSEEYSFSDYCLFIAFFPQLIAGPIVHHKEMMPQFEDSSASQTLWTNMYSGLFFLSLGLVKKLGIADSFATIANAGYSAPDSLNFLTAWGTSLSYTIQLYCDFSGYTDMAIGSALLFGIRLPINFNSPYASLDIQDFWRRWHITLGRFLRDYIYIPLGGSRKGFTRTLCNLFLTFLIGGLWHGAGWTFILWGAMHGAALVIHRIWKAAGHTMPKACAWLVTFFFVHCAWVIFRAPTVQDAFTVLHKMILPTDIHLAPLSSAQLWILPALLYVLFDTFFKNSQRLEHKLSPRLLNTAVILVLFWCGAGFLLQQNHFSEFLYFQF; this is translated from the coding sequence ATGTTATTCAACTCTCTTGAATATCTTTTTTTCTTTCTTCCTCTTGTCCTCGCGCTCTTCTATATTCTGCGAAACACCGTGAGCTACCGTGCGGCCAAACTGTGGCTCGTGTTCGCGTCTTTTGCCTTTTATTCTTACTGGAAACCAGAGCACCTTCCGCTGATTCTCGCGTCTATCTGTATCAACTTTAGCTTTGCCAAAGGACTCTGCTCTGCAAAACTTCGGCCCGCAGCGCGCAAGCTCCTTTTCCTGACGGGCTGCGCCTTCAATCTCCTGCTTCTCTGTTACTTTAAATATCTCGGTTTTATTCTCGAAAATATACCACTCACAACAGATCTCTCCAGCTTTTCTAAAATCATTCTCCCCCTTGGCATCAGCTTCTTTACTTTTCAGCAAATCGCGTATCTGGCTGACTGCTATGCCTCCCCAAGTGAAGAATATTCATTTTCTGACTACTGCCTGTTCATCGCCTTCTTTCCGCAGCTTATTGCAGGCCCCATTGTGCACCACAAAGAAATGATGCCTCAGTTTGAGGACAGTTCAGCCTCACAGACTTTGTGGACCAACATGTATTCAGGTCTCTTTTTCCTGTCCCTTGGTCTCGTCAAAAAACTCGGCATTGCTGACAGCTTTGCAACCATTGCCAATGCCGGATACAGCGCTCCAGACAGCCTGAATTTCTTGACAGCATGGGGAACAAGCCTGTCCTACACCATTCAGCTCTACTGTGACTTTTCCGGATACACAGACATGGCGATTGGTTCGGCGCTCCTCTTTGGAATCCGGCTCCCGATCAACTTCAATTCCCCCTATGCCAGCCTTGATATTCAAGACTTCTGGCGGCGCTGGCACATCACTCTCGGCCGCTTTCTGCGTGACTACATCTACATTCCACTCGGGGGGAGCCGAAAAGGATTTACCCGGACACTCTGCAACCTTTTTTTGACCTTCCTTATTGGAGGTCTCTGGCATGGCGCAGGCTGGACCTTTATCCTCTGGGGAGCTATGCACGGCGCAGCACTCGTCATTCACCGCATATGGAAAGCCGCAGGGCACACCATGCCCAAAGCGTGTGCCTGGCTTGTCACCTTTTTCTTTGTACACTGCGCATGGGTCATTTTTCGTGCCCCAACGGTGCAGGACGCGTTCACAGTCCTTCACAAAATGATCCTTCCTACAGACATACATCTTGCCCCCCTCTCCAGCGCACAGCTCTGGATTCTTCCAGCACTTCTGTATGTTCTCTTTGACACCTTTTTCAAAAACTCACAGCGTCTAGAGCACAAGCTCTCGCCGCGTCTGTTGAACACTGCGGTAATTCTTGTTCTCTTTTGGTGCGGAGCAGGCTTCCTCCTGCAACAAAATCACTTCTCCGAATTCCTCTACTTCCAGTTCTAG
- a CDS encoding NAD-dependent epimerase/dehydratase family protein, translating to MQKILITGGCGFIGCSLIKRLTKRPEQVQIRILDSFLTGTPEDLEGIAPAHICDVNSIPETTGIFIVEGDIRDSELMLKCAKGCDAIVHLAANTGVGPSVENPRLDMESNVIGIFNALEAARIHGVKRFVFASSGAPAGEVEPPIHEELPPHPVSPYGASKLAGEGYCSCYAKTFGVETVCLRFGNVFGPLSKKKSSVVAKFIRQAVQDEECVIYGSGNQTRDFIYIDDLISAAEKALFQEGIGGETFQIASGKEHTVLEVAEIIKEELLLHDIPMRLSHDSPRLGDVERNYSDTSKAQKLLGWTADYDLRQGIRNTIEYFLGTTR from the coding sequence ATGCAAAAAATACTCATTACTGGCGGCTGCGGCTTCATTGGCTGCTCGCTGATTAAACGACTGACCAAACGCCCCGAACAGGTCCAGATTCGAATCCTCGACAGCTTTCTGACCGGAACGCCAGAAGATCTTGAGGGAATCGCCCCTGCACACATCTGTGACGTCAATTCCATCCCTGAAACCACCGGAATCTTTATTGTTGAGGGTGATATTCGCGATAGCGAACTTATGCTGAAATGCGCAAAAGGCTGCGACGCAATCGTTCATCTCGCTGCCAACACCGGCGTTGGTCCCTCTGTAGAGAATCCTCGGCTGGACATGGAATCCAACGTCATTGGTATCTTCAATGCACTGGAAGCCGCCCGCATCCACGGTGTAAAACGCTTCGTTTTTGCCTCTTCTGGTGCCCCGGCAGGCGAAGTCGAACCTCCAATTCACGAAGAATTGCCTCCGCACCCAGTTTCACCCTATGGCGCAAGCAAACTCGCCGGAGAAGGCTACTGCTCCTGCTATGCCAAAACCTTTGGCGTCGAAACAGTCTGCCTTCGCTTTGGCAATGTCTTTGGCCCGCTCTCCAAAAAGAAAAGTAGCGTTGTTGCCAAATTCATTCGACAGGCCGTGCAGGATGAAGAATGCGTCATTTACGGCTCAGGAAACCAGACCCGTGACTTCATCTACATTGACGACCTGATTTCAGCTGCCGAAAAAGCCCTCTTCCAGGAAGGCATCGGCGGGGAAACCTTCCAGATCGCGAGCGGAAAAGAACACACCGTGCTCGAAGTCGCAGAGATCATCAAAGAAGAGCTTCTTCTGCACGATATCCCCATGCGACTTTCTCACGACTCCCCCCGTCTGGGCGATGTGGAGCGCAACTACTCCGATACCAGCAAGGCGCAAAAGCTCCTCGGCTGGACCGCTGACTATGACCTGCGCCAAGGCATTCGCAACACCATCGAATACTTTCTTGGCACCACCAGATAG
- a CDS encoding glycosyltransferase family 2 protein yields the protein MFDLILATVDRVYCVEKLFSSLATQKSKDFRVVIIDQNDKKTSFALQKIAKKYRDIFSVKIVSSERGLSRARNAGLDILKGNMFSLTDDDIFFYDDTLECAEKALGQCDIAIGKIVYRNGDFSKGLPEKEKYAKPYRLHFLQEACFQAPSATLFFRREVAEALETHFPEHIGAGTSSPYGSGAETDFLIRAMKKGFRVERHGEIQVIHPEMELAGAVNLTKARRYGLGRYRLIKKYRLGFWFLLLNAAQPLFRMLRKPLNKAHRQFQWQVFLGRIGRHI from the coding sequence ATGTTTGATCTTATACTTGCTACGGTTGACAGAGTATATTGTGTTGAAAAACTATTCTCTTCACTTGCAACCCAGAAATCTAAAGATTTTCGAGTTGTAATAATAGATCAGAATGACAAGAAAACTTCTTTTGCGCTGCAAAAAATTGCAAAAAAGTATAGAGATATATTTTCTGTGAAGATCGTGAGCTCAGAGCGTGGCCTTTCACGAGCAAGAAACGCAGGGTTGGATATTTTAAAAGGAAATATGTTTTCATTAACAGATGACGATATATTCTTTTATGATGATACACTAGAGTGTGCAGAAAAGGCGCTTGGTCAGTGTGATATTGCAATAGGAAAAATCGTTTATCGAAATGGAGACTTTTCAAAGGGACTTCCTGAAAAAGAAAAGTATGCTAAGCCATATAGGCTACATTTTTTGCAGGAAGCCTGTTTTCAGGCTCCATCGGCAACCCTGTTTTTTCGTCGAGAGGTCGCCGAAGCTTTGGAAACGCATTTCCCGGAGCATATTGGAGCTGGGACTTCGAGCCCGTATGGCTCCGGAGCCGAGACTGATTTTCTGATTCGGGCAATGAAAAAAGGATTTCGGGTGGAGCGTCATGGAGAGATACAGGTTATTCATCCGGAGATGGAGCTGGCAGGCGCTGTGAATCTTACGAAAGCTCGTCGCTATGGGCTTGGGCGATATCGTTTAATTAAAAAGTATCGGCTGGGTTTTTGGTTTTTGCTTTTGAACGCTGCTCAGCCTTTGTTTCGCATGTTGCGCAAGCCCTTGAATAAAGCGCACCGACAGTTTCAGTGGCAGGTCTTTCTTGGAAGAATTGGTCGTCACATATGA
- a CDS encoding NAD-dependent epimerase/dehydratase family protein, giving the protein MDILILGGDGYLGWPTAMYLSARGHNVTVADNYFRRNACTTLDVGMLYPVPTLIERAKIWHQHTGNEIKVALGDLSDPEFMRSFFNGRVKYAWTATEKPSTAQPDTVLHYAEQPSAPYSLIDYKHANFTLQNNLLVTNNLLFALKDYSPETHVVHIGTMGEYGTPNIDIEEGWLEIEHKGRKGRFLYPRQASSLYHTSKIMDTDLMWFAVRMWGLSITDLMQGPVYGVETPESEIDHRLRSLFNYDEIFGTVINRFVVQGVTGYPLTIYGQGGQTRGYLNINDTLQCVEKSVLTPAGQGELRIFNQIMETFSVSELAELTQRIGQARGHKVEIQHIENPRKEAEEHYYNPTYSGLVEIGVEPHYLTDNVMNSMFALVETYKENIRKDVIFRGIRW; this is encoded by the coding sequence ATGGATATTTTAATTTTAGGTGGTGATGGCTACCTTGGCTGGCCGACTGCAATGTACCTCTCTGCCCGCGGCCATAATGTCACCGTTGCTGACAACTATTTCCGAAGGAATGCCTGCACCACTCTTGATGTTGGCATGCTCTACCCTGTTCCGACACTCATCGAACGGGCCAAGATTTGGCACCAGCACACAGGGAATGAAATCAAGGTCGCTCTTGGAGATTTGTCTGATCCAGAATTCATGCGCTCTTTTTTCAATGGACGAGTCAAATACGCATGGACCGCAACGGAAAAGCCATCCACAGCACAGCCTGACACAGTACTCCACTATGCGGAACAGCCTTCTGCACCGTACTCGCTTATAGACTACAAGCATGCAAACTTTACGCTGCAAAACAACCTGCTCGTAACAAACAACCTCCTCTTTGCCCTCAAAGATTACTCGCCGGAAACCCACGTTGTGCACATCGGGACTATGGGCGAATACGGCACACCAAACATTGATATTGAGGAAGGTTGGCTGGAGATTGAACACAAGGGACGAAAGGGGCGCTTCCTGTATCCTCGTCAGGCATCATCGCTCTACCACACAAGCAAAATCATGGACACTGATCTGATGTGGTTTGCGGTTCGGATGTGGGGCCTTTCCATTACTGACCTGATGCAGGGACCTGTTTATGGCGTTGAAACTCCAGAATCAGAAATCGATCATCGTCTGAGAAGTCTGTTCAACTATGATGAAATTTTCGGAACGGTCATCAATAGATTTGTTGTTCAGGGAGTTACCGGCTATCCGCTGACAATTTACGGTCAGGGAGGACAGACCCGCGGTTACTTGAACATCAACGATACACTCCAGTGCGTTGAAAAATCGGTTCTGACTCCAGCAGGACAAGGTGAACTGCGTATCTTTAACCAGATCATGGAAACTTTCAGCGTTAGTGAGCTTGCCGAACTGACTCAGCGAATTGGTCAGGCAAGAGGCCACAAGGTTGAAATTCAACACATTGAAAACCCACGCAAGGAAGCTGAAGAGCACTACTACAACCCAACCTATTCTGGTCTGGTCGAAATCGGTGTGGAACCGCACTACCTTACAGATAACGTGATGAACTCCATGTTTGCCCTTGTAGAAACATACAAAGAAAACATCAGAAAAGACGTCATCTTCCGTGGCATCCGCTGGTAA
- a CDS encoding ABC transporter permease gives MIQLFQNIRRHRYALRSQFTINLKTTISSTQLGVLWWVLDPLLLMGIYYFFVKIVFERGGPQYHLFALCGIVTWQCFSRTLVLSSTALTRSAGLIRQIALPLELYVVVQPLVQSFYYCIGLGIIFFWNMQAASLASFSLLLPLCALFLFSFSLGCILSIVQVHLRDTAKFLPYLLRLGFYVTPILYAPERFLKIQAIPDICKEIYLANPILIIVTAVREILLEGRLLHVEPVLWLIGVSLILTQCAIAFFRFNARTIPTAL, from the coding sequence TTGATCCAGCTTTTCCAAAATATACGACGCCATAGATATGCTCTTCGCAGCCAGTTTACGATCAATCTCAAAACCACAATTTCATCAACACAGCTTGGTGTCCTGTGGTGGGTACTTGATCCTCTGCTGCTGATGGGCATTTATTATTTCTTTGTCAAAATCGTCTTTGAGAGAGGTGGACCGCAGTATCACCTCTTTGCGCTTTGCGGCATTGTCACCTGGCAGTGCTTTTCCCGGACTCTTGTGCTCTCTTCCACGGCCCTCACCAGAAGTGCAGGACTTATCCGACAAATCGCACTCCCACTTGAGCTCTACGTGGTGGTACAGCCTCTGGTTCAGTCTTTTTATTACTGTATCGGACTTGGCATTATTTTTTTCTGGAACATGCAGGCCGCTTCTCTGGCGTCTTTTTCCCTGCTTCTTCCACTCTGCGCACTCTTTCTTTTCTCATTCAGCCTAGGCTGCATCCTGTCCATCGTTCAGGTCCACCTCCGCGACACGGCAAAATTTCTTCCGTACCTGCTTCGGCTGGGTTTCTATGTGACACCCATTCTTTATGCACCTGAACGCTTTCTCAAAATTCAGGCTATCCCCGACATTTGCAAAGAAATTTACCTTGCAAACCCCATCCTCATCATCGTGACTGCGGTACGGGAAATTCTGCTCGAAGGACGGCTTCTGCACGTCGAACCTGTTCTGTGGCTGATTGGCGTCTCTCTTATTCTCACCCAGTGTGCCATCGCCTTTTTCCGATTTAACGCACGGACCATCCCAACAGCACTCTAA
- a CDS encoding glycosyltransferase has translation MAKRADVTVFAPVVRRAPEETAGATPFKLVSRKRSALLWFRAWWQELSRCSPDIVHVYYSPRTFPLYAALRRAAPNARWCIDIRAPLLAQGKKLWFAQQMGLRLHHHFDLCFGTSLENARRAFPNVFSAEQGPSSAQGFPYRDLPFGVDCALASAAARGKKLLPSEGSGPRKAVYVGTLAKARRLDVLLRGVDRFCQTPQGRGFYLDLWGEGDAEEELRSYASQRGLPVRFCGRAPHDVLLQRLGHYDVGIGFVPGGAYEDSPSLKVLEYCASGLLCLASKTRAHERFMAQGFEGLVFENTEQGVCDALVRAFQNDIGAPFVQNIKHAQQYDWDVLIEERLLPSYKDLL, from the coding sequence ATGGCAAAACGCGCAGACGTGACGGTATTTGCTCCTGTTGTGCGCCGCGCCCCAGAAGAGACTGCCGGTGCAACACCGTTTAAGCTCGTTTCGCGGAAAAGGTCGGCTTTGTTATGGTTTCGAGCATGGTGGCAGGAACTTTCTCGTTGTTCTCCTGACATCGTTCACGTTTATTACTCCCCGCGTACGTTTCCCCTGTATGCTGCGCTTCGCAGGGCTGCACCCAACGCCCGATGGTGTATAGATATCCGTGCTCCTCTTCTTGCGCAGGGCAAGAAACTTTGGTTTGCTCAGCAAATGGGACTTCGGCTTCACCATCATTTTGACCTGTGCTTTGGAACTTCGTTGGAGAATGCCCGCCGAGCCTTCCCAAACGTTTTTTCTGCGGAACAGGGACCTTCATCCGCACAGGGATTTCCCTACCGAGATCTGCCTTTTGGGGTGGACTGCGCTCTTGCCTCAGCTGCTGCGCGTGGCAAAAAACTTTTGCCCTCAGAAGGATCTGGACCGCGAAAAGCGGTGTATGTTGGGACGCTCGCCAAAGCGCGTCGTCTTGATGTGCTTTTGCGTGGCGTTGACCGCTTTTGCCAGACACCGCAGGGAAGAGGTTTTTATCTTGATTTGTGGGGAGAAGGGGATGCCGAAGAAGAGTTGCGCTCTTACGCCTCGCAGCGAGGGCTTCCCGTTCGATTTTGTGGTCGTGCTCCGCATGATGTGCTCTTGCAGCGTCTTGGGCATTACGATGTGGGGATCGGTTTTGTGCCGGGGGGCGCGTATGAAGATTCCCCCTCACTTAAGGTGCTGGAGTATTGCGCGTCTGGTTTGCTGTGTCTTGCAAGCAAGACCCGTGCGCATGAGCGGTTTATGGCACAAGGGTTTGAGGGACTTGTGTTTGAGAATACCGAGCAGGGGGTCTGTGATGCTTTGGTTCGGGCATTCCAAAATGATATTGGTGCCCCATTCGTTCAGAACATAAAGCACGCACAGCAGTATGACTGGGATGTGTTGATTGAGGAGCGGCTTCTCCCAAGCTACAAAGATCTTTTATAG